The following is a genomic window from Candidatus Poribacteria bacterium.
GGCGATGGTGCTGCCTATCTGTCGCTTGTCGGAATTGTAATAGCAGTAATCACAGCAATTGTGATTGGATCGGAAGACCGATCCCTGTTCCTCGGCATGGTCCGACTCGATAGTTTCGCGATGTTCTTCAAAGTCATCATCTCGGTTGCTACCGCTGCAACGATTCTATTTTCGGTCCGTTCTGCTGAACTCGATCCGGAGACAAAGGGCGAATACTATGCGCTTCTGCTTGCAGTGACGTTGGGTATGTATCTGATGGCATCGTCAACCCATCTCCTGATGATCTACCTCTCCCTCGAAACTGTCAGCTTGACCTCCTACATCCTCGCTGGATTCTTGACGCATAGCCCCCGTTCAAGCGAAGCAGCATTCAAATACATCACCTTTGGCGCGATATCATCAGGAACAATGCTGTTTGGTATCTCTCTTCTGTTTGGTTTGACCGGTACAGGAGATATCGTGCTAATTAGCAGCCGGCTTGGGGAGATGTTCAGCCAAGGGGATGTCTATCCGCTGGCGGTACTGCTGTCGATTACGTTTATCCTTGCGGGCGTCGGGTACAAAATCGCTTCCGTACCTTTCCACATGTGGTCTCCCGATGTTTATGAAGGTGCCCCGATTCCAATCACAGCGTTCCTATCTGTTGCATCTAAGTCGGCTGGGTTCGCCCTATTTATTCGCCTATTCTATTCAGGCCTCAAATCGGCAGATGCTTCGGTTGATTGGTCACTGATGTTGGCAGTGGTCTCTGCCCTAACCATGACCGTTGGCAATCTTGCTGCACTCCCACAGCAAAATGTGAAACGCCTCCTCGCTTACTCAAGTATCTCGCATGGCGGTTTCCTGCTCATGGGAGGGGTTTTGCTGACAAGTGAAGGACTTCAAGCGATTCTCATCTACCTCATTATTTATCTGTT
Proteins encoded in this region:
- a CDS encoding NADH-quinone oxidoreductase subunit N; translated protein: MPNIASIPYFIPEIILIVFAVIVILYDLSSKKRGGDGAAYLSLVGIVIAVITAIVIGSEDRSLFLGMVRLDSFAMFFKVIISVATAATILFSVRSAELDPETKGEYYALLLAVTLGMYLMASSTHLLMIYLSLETVSLTSYILAGFLTHSPRSSEAAFKYITFGAISSGTMLFGISLLFGLTGTGDIVLISSRLGEMFSQGDVYPLAVLLSITFILAGVGYKIASVPFHMWSPDVYEGAPIPITAFLSVASKSAGFALFIRLFYSGLKSADASVDWSLMLAVVSALTMTVGNLAALPQQNVKRLLAYSSISHGGFLLMGGVLLTSEGLQAILIYLIIYLFMNLGAFFVVILIANEVGSETIDGYRGLVSRAPLIAVSMAIFLFSLTGLPPLAGFAGKWILFAAVIKEQLYWLAIIGLLNSVVALYYYVRIVKAMFLETSDDTESLSFSPGSLVLLLVFVVPTLLLGIYWNPLYELSRVSLGKLMG